A segment of the uncultured Treponema sp. genome:
CTTGTCGGAACAGAGACTTTTGAGAATTTAGAAGTAACTGCTGGTCGTCCGACTATTGTGGAGTCAATATGTATAAAATAACTAATTTTTTTGTTTTGCTTGTTTGCGGAATTTCAGTTTGTTTTGCTGCCCGTGTAAAAGAGCCTGCCTGGGTAAGTGTTCCGAAGAAAGTTTATGATCCTGAAAAATATATTTCTTATGTTGGAAAAGCAAAAGATAAATCTCAGGCAGAACTCCTTGCGGTTGAAGGAATCGCCTCTGTCTTTGAGCAGAATGTTGCTTCGGCTTCTGTGTCGTCTTCAAGAATGGAACAGGCGAGCAATGAAGGAAAAGTTGCAATTGCAAAGGCTCAGAATTTCAATTCAAAGATAATGCGAAAAGTCGATGTTGATTCTCTTGTTGGCATTGAAATCAAAGAATATTGGACTGATGCTGAAAAAAACATTTATGTTATTGCGGTTCTTGACAAGCCGAAAACTTCGCTTCTTTATTCTAATATGATTGAAAAAAACAATGCGGAAATCAAAAAACTTTTGAATGCCAAAACAGACGATGAATTTTCTTTTGAAAATTATGCGCGGATTGACTTTGCACGCGAAATTTCTGTTTTAAATGAAAAATATCTTTCACGCCTTTCTGTTATAGATTTTGATAAGGCTTCCGAATTAGAAAAACAGACTGAGAGTGCCGCTGATATAAATGCGATGCTTCTTCAGATTGCAAAACAAATTCCTGTTTATGTTTATTTTCAGAATGATCCTGACGGCAGGGCTCGTTCCGCTTATGCAAAAATGCTGAATTCGTTTGGATTCAGAACTTCGCAGGAAAAAAATGAGCGGTATTCATTTACAGGAAGCATGAGTTTTGAACAGAATATTCCAAAGGACAAAAGTTCAGTTCAATGCAGATATACTTTTAAAGCCGATTTGAGGGACTCTGCATTTGTGCAAAATCTTTTTACGCTTTCATTTGACGGAAGAAATTCCAGCAATTCTTATTCTGATGCCCAGAACCGTGCTATGCGTGCTATTGAAGCTCGTGCGGCAGGAAATTCCACAGAAGAATTTAGAAAATTTTTGCAGAATATTGTAGTTCATTATTGACAAATAAATACATTTTCTGTAATATATTTATATATTCGTAACTGAATGCTCCCTTAGCTCAGTCGGTAGAGCAATGGACTGTTAATCCATGTGTCGCTGGTTCAAGCCCAGCAGGGGGCGCATATAAGGCAGCTGTTTTGGCTGTCTTTTTTGTTTTAAATTTGCAGTTAAAATTTGTTTTTTTCTTGAATTTTTATTATATTTATTGGCAATCAAAAAATTTTAAAATGTAGAACTTTTTTCGCTTGATTTCTTATTTTTATTGAAGATTTTCAGCTTGAAAAGTTTTGGAGTAAAATCATGGCAAAGTATCAGTTTCAGACGGAAGTTAATCAGCTTTTAAAACTTATCATCCATTCAATGTATTCAAACAAAGATATTTTTCTGCGTGAAATTGTTTCGAACGCTTCGGATGCGCTGGACAAATTAAAATATCTTACGGTTTCCGATGATAAATATAAGGATGTTGCTTTTAATCCGCGCATAGACATTTCATTTGATGAAGAAAAAAAGATTCTTTCAGTTCAGGATTCAGGAATCGGAATGGACGAAGAGGATCTTACGAATAATTTGGGAACAATCGCGCGTTCTGGAACAAAAGCTTTTATCGATATGCTTTCTGAAAATGGAAGCGGCTCGTCAGATTTGATTGGACAGTTTGGCGTTGGTTTTTACAGCGCATTTATGGCGGCAAGCAAAATTGATGTTTACACAAGAAAGGCTGCCGGCGACGGAAAAGTTTTGCATTGGTCAAGCGACGGAACAAATTCCTATGAAATTGAAGAGCTTACAGAAAAATCAGAAGCCTACTGCCAGTATGGATTTGACAAAGCTGAAACTGTTGGTTCTGTTATTGAAATTCATTTGAACGATGATTCCAAAGATTACGCTTCAAGATGGAAAATTGACGAGCTTATAAAAAAATATTCAAATCATATTGCTTTCCCGATTTATCTTCATTATGTTCAGACAAAATACAACAAGGACGGAAAGGCTGAAGGAACTGAAAATAAAGTTGAGCAGGTGAATTCTGCCAGCGCGCTTTGGAAGCGGAACAAGAGCGAGCTTAAAAAAGAAGATTACAACGATTTTTATAAGACAATCAGCCATGACGGAACAGATCCGCTGATGTATGTTCACACTCATGCGGAAGGAACTCAGGAATACACGACTTTGTTTTACGTTCCACGCACTGCGCCGTTCGATATGTATCAGGCTGATTATAAAAGCGGTGTTAAACTTTATGTAAAGCGCGTTTTTATAACTGACGATGACCGTGAGCTTTTGCCGTCTTATTTGCGTTTTATCCGCGGCGTTATTGATTCAGAAGACTTGCCTTTGAATGTGAGCCGTGAAATTCTTCAGCAAAACAGGATTCTTGAAACTATAAAAACTCAGTCTGTAAAAAAACTTCTAAGTGAATTCAAAAAACTTGGTGACGAGGCAAAAAAACTTGAGGCAAAAACTGACCTTTCTGATGATGAAAAAGAAACTGTTGAAAAATGGCACGATTTTGTAAAGTTGTATAACCGTCCTTTGAAGGAAGGCCTTTATTCTGATTTTGCAAACCGAGATGAAATTGCAGAAATAATCCGTTTCAAGTCAACTGCGGATGAAGGCAATGGCGAAAACAAATGGACAAGTTTTGCAGATTATGTTCAGCGCATGAAACCTGATCAGAAATCAATTTACTATATCAGCGGAAGTGATGAAAAAAATCTACGCTCTTCTCCGTTGCTTGAGGCTTATAAAAAGAAAGGATTTGAAGTTCTTATTATGGCGGATGACATAGACGATATTGTTATTCCTGCATACGGAAAATACAAAGACTTTGAGCTGAAAGCAGTGAACCGTGCCGGAAGTGATGAAGAGCTTGGAGTCGATAAGGAAGAGGCTAAGAAAAAAGAGGAAGCGTTCAAACCTGTTCAGGAAAAAATAAAGAAAGCTCTTGAAGGCCGTGTAAAGGATGTTGTTCTCTCAAAGCGTCTTTCCGATAGTCCGAGCTGCATTGTTGTGGACGAAAATGATCCGAGCCTTCAGATGGAACGCATGATGAAAGCGATGGGACAGGGCGGCGGAGATTTTGTAAAGCCGATTCTTGAAATAAATGCGGATCACGCAATTGTAAAAAAACTGGAAGGTCCTGTTTCAGAAGACTTTGTAAAAAATGTAAGCGAAGTTCTTCTTGACCAGGCGCTTCTTGTAAGCGGCGCGGAATTAAAAGATCCTGCTGATTTTGTAAAATCGCTGAATTCTTTGCTCGCTGAATAAAATTGTATGCAAAAGGCTTTCCGGTTTTTCTGGAAGGCTTTTTGCTTTTTTGCTGAAAAAACATTTGTAACGATAATCGCGCATTTTTATTTTTTAGATATGGAAAAAATTGAAACTCCAGATGAGTATTTAGTGGAACACGACAACGATCATTTGCAGGGAAAAGAACTTGCAAAAATTTCATCATTGAACGAAATCAATTCGATGAATCCCAATGATTTTATAAAGATGGCTTTTGAATTTCAGAAGCTTATGATGATTTACGAAAGCGCGATAAAGCAGGTTGTTACAAAACTTGAAATTTTAAACAAAGAATATAAAGTTTCAGGCAGAAGAAATCCGATTGAAACAATAAAATCCAGAATAAAATCTCCAGAAAGCATTGCTGAAAAACTCGAAAAGCGGAAGCTTCCGTTTACATTTGAATCTATGACGGAAAATCTTACGGATGTTGCCGGCGTTCGTGTAATCTGCCCTTACATTTCAGATATTTACACAATAAGGGACATTCTTTTAAAGCAGCCGGATATAAAACTTCTGAAGGAAAAAGATTACATAAAAGAACCAAAAGAATCCGGCTACAGAAGTCTGCACATTGTTGTTGAGACGATTGTTTACCTTTCGAATACCGAGCACAGAGTTCCAGTTGAAATTCAGCTTAGAACAATTGCCATGGATTTTTGGGCGAGCCTTGAGCATGAGCTTAGATATAAAACTGAATCGCATATTCCAGCAGGAATTCGCCGTGAGCTTTTAAGATGCGCGGAAACAATCGCAATGACCGACCGCGAAATGGAAGAAATTGCAATTGAGCTTCAGGCTTTGGATTGATTCGCCTGCGTTTTTGAATTCTTGATATTACTAGAAAACTTTTTTTTTCTATAGTATGATGTGTTTATCTTAGAAATTTCCGTTTGGTGATTTTTAGATGAAAAATCTTATATCAACTGCGCATCTTCATTTGATTGCGGATGTGCTTAAAAAGTCAAGATTTTTTCGTTGGCTTTTTGGGAGATTCAATTGTCAGAATTACACGAGTCCGGTGAAGACTATCTTGAGGCAATTCTTAGATTAAAAGAAGAAAATGGAGTTGCAAGATCCGTTGATGTTGCAAAGCGTCTTGGTGTTTCCAAGCCTAGTGTAAGCCGGGCGATGAGCATTTTGGGCGAAAACGGATATATTACGACTGGCCACATCGGTTCTCTTGAACTGACTGAAAAAGGTCAGAAAAAAGCCGAGTCCGTTTATGCGCGCCATGTTCTTCTAACAGATTTCCTTGTAAAAATTACTGGCGTTGACAAAGCTCATGCTGAAGAAAATGCGTGCAGAATTGAACATGACATTGATGAAGATATAAAAGACGGAATTCAAAAATGGATGGAGCAAAATAAATAAAATGTCAGACGTAAATGAAAAAAATCACGGCACATTGACTGGCGACAATCACGCTGCTCTTTGGAGCGGAAGATTTGCAGAAGGTCCTGATGCCGCTGCGGTTGAGTTTGAAACTTCTATCCGTGTTGATGAAAGAATGGCTCTTGATGATATTCACGGTTCGATTGCCCATGCGCAAATGCTTGGCGAGCAGAAAATAATTTCAAAATCAGAAAGTTCTGAAATTGTAAAAGGTTTAAAATCAATTGAAAAGGATTTGCTTTCCGGCGAGTTGAAAATTGATTATAGCGCGGAAGATATTCATTCATTTGTTGAAGCCGTTCTCACAGACCGCATTGGTGAGCCTGGAAAAAAACTTCATACAGGACGCAGCCGAAATGATCAGATTGCGCTGGACGAGCGTCTTTATTTGCGCCGCATGATTCCTTGCATTCAGAATGAAATTTTAACTCTTATAAAAACTCTTTCTGAAATTGCTTCAAAAAATAAAAAATCCTTGTTGACAGGTTATACTCACATGCAGCATGCCCAGCCTGGAACTTTGGCGCAGCATCTTTTGGCGTGGGCTTCTATGCTTGTGCGCGATTGGGAACGTCTTGAAGATTCACTTAAGCGCATTGAAAAATCTCCACTTGGCTCTGGAGCTTTGCAGGGAAGCACTTTGCCTCTTGACCGTGAGCTTGTTGCAAAGAAACTTGGATTTTCTGGAGTTACAGAAAATTCCTTGGACACAGTTTCTGACAGAGATTACTGCATAGAATTCACTTCGGACTTTGCGCTGCTTCAAAGCCACTTAAGCCGTATGTGCGAAGAAATTGTTTTGTGGTCAACAACTGAATTTTCATTTGTTGAGCTAAGTGAAAAATGGTCAACTGGCTCTTCAATTATGCCGCAGAAAAAAAATCCCGACTTTGCTGAATTAATCCGCGGAAGAACAGGAAAAGTTTACGGCGATTTGATAAATCTTCTTACAATGGTAAAAGGTCTTCCGCTTGCCTATGACCGGGATTTGCAGGAAGACAAAGAGCCTTTGTTTGACGCCTTTGACACTGTTGAAGCGAACTTAAAAGTTTTTACAGCGATGATTTCTTCTGCAAAATGGAATCTTGAAAAAATGGCGGCGAGCTGCGAAGGTGGTTTTGCGAATGCCACGGATTTGGCTGAATATCTTGTGCGCAAAGGACTTCCGTTTAGAACAGCGCATGGAGTTTCGGCAAAAGCTGTCCGCATGGCAATTGATGCTGGACTTTCAAAAATTGAAGATTTATGCGTGGAGGAATTTAAAAAATGCTCACCGTTAATTGAAGATGACGTTTATGAAATTCTTTCGCCTGAAGCCTGCGTGGAAAACAGAAAGACAATCGGTGCGCCTTCTTCTGAATCAACTTCAGTTCAAATAAAAGCTTTGCTTGCGTTCTGTAAAAAAAGCTTGAAAAAATAATTTTATAAAAGGAGTTTTCAAAATGAAAAAAATTGTTGCAGTTATTTGCGGACTTATGGTTTGCCTTTCAATGGCGAGCGCAAAAAAGAAATCGTCTGGAAAATTTATTCTTGGACTTGACGATTCGTTTCCGCCGCTTGGATTCCGCGATGAAAATAATGAAATTGTAGGCTACGACATTGACCTTGCCCGCGAAGTTGCTTCCCGCCTTGGACTTGAGCTTGTTTGCCAGCCGATTGACTGGTCTACAAAAGAAATGGAGCTTAACACTGGAAAAATCGACTGCATTTGGAACGGACTTACTTTGACTGAAGAAAGAAAACGCGCCATGGCTTGCTCTGAGCCTTATCTTGCAAATGCCCAGGTTGTTGTTGTCCGCAATAATGGTGAAATAAAGTCGCTTGCAGATTTAAAAGGAAAAAAAGTCGGAGTTCAGGCTGGCTCTTCTGCGCAGGAAGCGATTGACGGCGCGCCTGATTTCAAGAAAAGCCTAAAAGAAATTGTTGAGTTCAAGGAAAATGTTACAGCTCTTAACGACCTTGAAGTTGGAAATCTTGACGGCGTTGTAATGGATTTGGTTGTTGCAGGTTATAGCATTACGCAGGGAAAAAAGCCGCTCGTTATTCTTGATGAAACTCTTGCTCCGGAAGAATACGGAATTGCGTTCAGCAGAAAAAATAAATCTCTCCGCGACAAAGTTCAGAAAACACTTTTGGAAATGCAGGCTGATGGAACTGTTGCAAAAATTTCAACAAAGTGGTTCGGCTCCGATATTTCAACAATTGGAAAATAATTATATTTTGTAAAATGCTTTTGCGTCTGGAAAAATTCCGGGCGCATTTTTTCTAAAGTAAAATTTAAATGATTGAATTTTTATCTGAATATTTTCTAAGAATCAAAATCGGAAAACTTCTTGCTGTAATGCTTCAAAGCACTTGCGTCAGCTTGGAAGTTTTTTTTCTTACTCTGATTTTTTCTGTTCCGCTTGCGCTTTTTATTTGCTTTGGAAGAATGTCGGCTGTAAAAATTGTGGCTGGAATTACAAATATTTTTCTGCTGATAATCCGCGGAACGCCTCTGATGCTTCAGCTTATTTTTGTTTATTTTGCGCCCCAGATGATTTTTGGAATTGGCTTTGACAGATTTACGGCTGCGATTGTGGCGATGGTTATAAATTACGCGGCGTATTTTGCGGAAATTTACCGTGGAGGAATTCAGTCCATTCCGCTTGGCCAATACGAGGCTGCAAAAGTTCTGGGCTTTACAAAAAATCAGACTTTCTTTCGCATTATAATTCCGCAGGTTGTAAAACGGATAATTCCGCCGATGGGAAACGAAGTTATCACTCTTGTAAAAGACACTGCGCTTGTTCAGGTTTTGGGCGTGGCGGAGCTTTTTCACGTTGCGCAGACTCAGAGCGGACGGCTTGTTAGCGTTATGCCGCTTTTTATCGCAGGCGTTTTTTATTTTATAATGAACTGGGCTGTTTCTAAAGCATTTGACTTTACGGAGAAAAAACTTGACTACTACAAATAGTGAAATCATAAAAGTTGAAAATCTGAAAAAAAATTTCAGCGGACTTGAAGTTTTAAAAGGCGTTTCGTTTTCTTTGCACAAAGGCGAAGTTCTTGGAATTATTGGTCCGAGCGGAAGCGGAAAATCCACGTTGCTTCGTTGTGTTTGCCAGCTTGAAAAAATTACGGATGGCTCGATTTCTATCTGCGGACAAAACATGGTTAAAGACGGCGTTTATGTCGATAAAAAAACTTTGAGAAAAATCGGCTTGAACGTTGGACTTGTGTTTCAGAATTTCAACCTTTTTCCGCATTTTTCAGTTTTAAAAAATATTACCGAAGCTCAAAGAGTTGTCCTTGGAAAAGAAAAATCAGAGGCGGAAGAAACTGCGATTTCACTTTTAAAGAAAATGAACCTTGAGCAAAAAGCGTTGTGTTATCCTTGCGAACTTTCTGGCGGACAGCAGCAGCGTGTTTCCATTGCGCGTGCATTGGCGCTCAAGCCGGAAGTTTTGTTTTTTGACGAGCCGACTTCTGCATTGGATCCGGAATTGACTGGAGAAATTCTTGCTGTAATCCGCGAGCTTGCCGAAGAAAAAATGACGATGGTCGTAGTTACGCATGAAATGTCTTTTGCCCGGGACACAAGCGACACAATTATTTTTATGGACGGCGGAATTATTGTTGAGCAGGGAAAAGAAGTCATTGAAAATCCAAAGGAAGAGCGCACAAGACTTTTCTTGAAGCGTTTTAATGAAAAATAAGTTTTTGCAGTTTTTAAGAAAATCTATTGACAATATAAACTGCTTTTTGATATAATATTATCACCTTTTGGGGTGTTAGCGAAGTTGGTTATCGCGCTGGCCTGTCACGCCGGAGACCACGAGTTCGAGTCTCGTACATCCCGAAGCAAAGCATCTGTTTTTATACAGGTGCTTTTTTTTTGCCTTGGTGCTATCATATTGTTGAGAGGAATTTATGACAAATAAAGTTTACATAATCGGACACAGAAATCCCGATACTGATTCAGTTGTTGCCGCTGCCGCCTATGCAAGGCTCAAGCATCTTCTGGGGAAAAAAGAATACGTTGCTGCCCGCGCT
Coding sequences within it:
- a CDS encoding amino acid ABC transporter permease, which produces MIEFLSEYFLRIKIGKLLAVMLQSTCVSLEVFFLTLIFSVPLALFICFGRMSAVKIVAGITNIFLLIIRGTPLMLQLIFVYFAPQMIFGIGFDRFTAAIVAMVINYAAYFAEIYRGGIQSIPLGQYEAAKVLGFTKNQTFFRIIIPQVVKRIIPPMGNEVITLVKDTALVQVLGVAELFHVAQTQSGRLVSVMPLFIAGVFYFIMNWAVSKAFDFTEKKLDYYK
- a CDS encoding amino acid ABC transporter ATP-binding protein gives rise to the protein MTTTNSEIIKVENLKKNFSGLEVLKGVSFSLHKGEVLGIIGPSGSGKSTLLRCVCQLEKITDGSISICGQNMVKDGVYVDKKTLRKIGLNVGLVFQNFNLFPHFSVLKNITEAQRVVLGKEKSEAEETAISLLKKMNLEQKALCYPCELSGGQQQRVSIARALALKPEVLFFDEPTSALDPELTGEILAVIRELAEEKMTMVVVTHEMSFARDTSDTIIFMDGGIIVEQGKEVIENPKEERTRLFLKRFNEK
- the htpG gene encoding molecular chaperone HtpG; amino-acid sequence: MAKYQFQTEVNQLLKLIIHSMYSNKDIFLREIVSNASDALDKLKYLTVSDDKYKDVAFNPRIDISFDEEKKILSVQDSGIGMDEEDLTNNLGTIARSGTKAFIDMLSENGSGSSDLIGQFGVGFYSAFMAASKIDVYTRKAAGDGKVLHWSSDGTNSYEIEELTEKSEAYCQYGFDKAETVGSVIEIHLNDDSKDYASRWKIDELIKKYSNHIAFPIYLHYVQTKYNKDGKAEGTENKVEQVNSASALWKRNKSELKKEDYNDFYKTISHDGTDPLMYVHTHAEGTQEYTTLFYVPRTAPFDMYQADYKSGVKLYVKRVFITDDDRELLPSYLRFIRGVIDSEDLPLNVSREILQQNRILETIKTQSVKKLLSEFKKLGDEAKKLEAKTDLSDDEKETVEKWHDFVKLYNRPLKEGLYSDFANRDEIAEIIRFKSTADEGNGENKWTSFADYVQRMKPDQKSIYYISGSDEKNLRSSPLLEAYKKKGFEVLIMADDIDDIVIPAYGKYKDFELKAVNRAGSDEELGVDKEEAKKKEEAFKPVQEKIKKALEGRVKDVVLSKRLSDSPSCIVVDENDPSLQMERMMKAMGQGGGDFVKPILEINADHAIVKKLEGPVSEDFVKNVSEVLLDQALLVSGAELKDPADFVKSLNSLLAE
- a CDS encoding GTP pyrophosphokinase family protein — protein: MEKIETPDEYLVEHDNDHLQGKELAKISSLNEINSMNPNDFIKMAFEFQKLMMIYESAIKQVVTKLEILNKEYKVSGRRNPIETIKSRIKSPESIAEKLEKRKLPFTFESMTENLTDVAGVRVICPYISDIYTIRDILLKQPDIKLLKEKDYIKEPKESGYRSLHIVVETIVYLSNTEHRVPVEIQLRTIAMDFWASLEHELRYKTESHIPAGIRRELLRCAETIAMTDREMEEIAIELQALD
- the argH gene encoding argininosuccinate lyase; this encodes MSDVNEKNHGTLTGDNHAALWSGRFAEGPDAAAVEFETSIRVDERMALDDIHGSIAHAQMLGEQKIISKSESSEIVKGLKSIEKDLLSGELKIDYSAEDIHSFVEAVLTDRIGEPGKKLHTGRSRNDQIALDERLYLRRMIPCIQNEILTLIKTLSEIASKNKKSLLTGYTHMQHAQPGTLAQHLLAWASMLVRDWERLEDSLKRIEKSPLGSGALQGSTLPLDRELVAKKLGFSGVTENSLDTVSDRDYCIEFTSDFALLQSHLSRMCEEIVLWSTTEFSFVELSEKWSTGSSIMPQKKNPDFAELIRGRTGKVYGDLINLLTMVKGLPLAYDRDLQEDKEPLFDAFDTVEANLKVFTAMISSAKWNLEKMAASCEGGFANATDLAEYLVRKGLPFRTAHGVSAKAVRMAIDAGLSKIEDLCVEEFKKCSPLIEDDVYEILSPEACVENRKTIGAPSSESTSVQIKALLAFCKKSLKK
- a CDS encoding metal-dependent transcriptional regulator — protein: MSELHESGEDYLEAILRLKEENGVARSVDVAKRLGVSKPSVSRAMSILGENGYITTGHIGSLELTEKGQKKAESVYARHVLLTDFLVKITGVDKAHAEENACRIEHDIDEDIKDGIQKWMEQNK
- a CDS encoding amino acid ABC transporter substrate-binding protein → MKKIVAVICGLMVCLSMASAKKKSSGKFILGLDDSFPPLGFRDENNEIVGYDIDLAREVASRLGLELVCQPIDWSTKEMELNTGKIDCIWNGLTLTEERKRAMACSEPYLANAQVVVVRNNGEIKSLADLKGKKVGVQAGSSAQEAIDGAPDFKKSLKEIVEFKENVTALNDLEVGNLDGVVMDLVVAGYSITQGKKPLVILDETLAPEEYGIAFSRKNKSLRDKVQKTLLEMQADGTVAKISTKWFGSDISTIGK